From Zalophus californianus isolate mZalCal1 chromosome 16, mZalCal1.pri.v2, whole genome shotgun sequence, one genomic window encodes:
- the KRT26 gene encoding keratin, type I cytoskeletal 26 — translation MSFQLSSGSRRVCSRAGPGRLSGGGPGFGAGNVCHGSGAGSSISCTLGSISSGGGFCNGGGGVCAGFLGNEHGLLSGNEKVTMQNLNDRLACYLDHVRALEEANTDLEQKIKAWYEKYGPGSCRGLDHDYTRYFSVIEDLKRQIISVTTCNSSIALQNDNARLTADDFRLKYENELALHQSVEADINGLHRVMDELTLCTADLEIQFETLSEELAYLKKNHQEEMKVLQCSAGGDVNVEVNAAPGVDLTVLLNNMRAEYEDLAEQNRRDVEAWFNEKSASLQQQISDDAGAATTARNELTELKRNLQTLEIELQSVVAMKHSYECSLAETEGNYCLQLQQIQDQIGAMEEELQQIRTETEGQKLEYEQLLDIKIFLEKEIETYCKLIDGEERKSKSTCYKSKGRGPIHSENQVKDSKEEIVVKTVVEELDQLGNVLSLRVHSVEEKSSKISNITMEQRTF, via the exons ATGTCTTTTCAACTTTCTAGTGGATCCAGGCGAGTCTGCTCACGAGCGGGCCCAGGGCGGCTGTCTGGTGGAGGTCCAGGCTTCGGGGCTGGGAATGTGTGCCATGGATCGGGAGCAGGAAGCAGCATTTCTTGTACTCTTGGGAGCATTTCTTCTGGAGGTGGCTTCTGTAATGGTGGTGGGGGTGTCTGTGCTGGTTTTCTTGGAAATGAGCATGGCCTGCTTTCTGGGAATGAAAAGGTGACCATGCAGAACCTCAATGACCGCCTGGCATGCTACCTGGACCATGTACGAGCTCTGGAAGAGGCCAACACAGACCTGGAGCAGAAAATCAAGGCCTGGTATGAGAAATACGGGCCTGGTTCTTGCCGAGGACTAGATCATGACTACACGAGATATTTCTCAGTCATTGAGGATCTTAAAAGGCAG ATTATTTCTGTGACTACCTGTAACTCCAGCATTGCTCTACAAAATGACAATGCCAGACTGACCGCTGACGACTTCAGGCTGAA GTATGAAAACGAGCTTGCTCTACACCAGAGCGTAGAGGCTGACATCAATGGTCTTCACAGGGTTATGGATGAGCTGACCCTTTGTACAGCCGACCTGGAGATACAGTTTGAAACACTCAGTGAGGAATTGGCATACCTCAAGAAAAATCACCAGGAG GAAATGAAAGTCCTGCAGTGTTCGGCAGGGGGGGATGTGAACGTGGAGGTGAACGCAGCCCCAGGAGTGGACCTAACTGTCCTGTTGAACAACATGAGGGCCGAGTACGAGGACTTGGCTGAGCAGAACCGCAGGGACGTGGAGGCCTGGTTTAACGAGAAG AGTGCTTCACTTCAACAGCAGATTTCTGATGATGCAGGAGCGGCCACCACAGCCAGGAACGAGCTGACGGAACTGAAACGCAATCTGCAAACTTTGGAAATAGAACTTCAGTCTGTTGTGGCCATG aAACATTCCTATGAATGCTCTCTGGCCGAGACAGAAGGCAATTACTGCCTCCAGCTCCAGCAAATCCAGGACCAGATTGGGGCGATGGAGGAAGAACTGCAACAGATTCGCACGGAAACAGAAGGCCAGAAGCTGGAGTATGAACAGCTTCtagatatcaaaatatttttagagaaagaaatagaaacgTATTGCAAGTTAATAGATGGAGAAGAAAG AAAAAGCAAGTCCACGTGTTACAAATCCAAAGGACGTGGGCCTATACATTCTGAAAATCAAGTCAAAG actcAAAAGAAGAAATTGTTGTCAAAACAGTGGTTGAGGAACTAGATCAACTTGGTAATGTCCTTTCACTAAGGGTCCATTCAGTTGAAGAAAAATCCTCTAAAATAAGCAACATTACAATGGAGCAACGTACCTTCTGA
- the LOC113939712 gene encoding keratin, type I cytoskeletal 27 — translation MSVRFSSASRRLGSSGGAGFGAGNACGVPGIGSGFSCAFGGSSSAGGYGGGLGGGSASCAAFTGNEHGLLSGNEKVTMQNLNDRLASYLENVRALEEANADLEQKIKGWYEKFGPGSCRGLDHDYSRYFPIIDDLRNQIISATTSNANVILQNDNARLTADDFRLKFENEQALHQSVDADVSGLRRVLDELTLCRTDLEIQLETLSEELAYLKKNHEEEMKALQCAAGGNVNVEMNAAPGVDLTVLLNNMRAEYEDLAEQNRRDAEAWFNEKSASLQQQISDDAGATTSARNELTEMKRTLQTLEIELQSLLAMKHSLECSLSETEGNYCAQLAQIQAQIGALEEQLHQVRTETEGQKLEYEQLLDIKVHLEKEIETYCRLIDGEDGSCVKSKGYGGPGNQIKESSKTTMVKTIVEEIDPRGKVLSSRVHTVEEKATKANNVKSEQRVPS, via the exons ATGTCTGTGCGCTTTTCTTCTGCATCCAGACGGCTTGGCTCCAGCGGGGGAGCAGGTTTTGGGGCTGGAAACGCATGCGGTGTGCCAGGCATTGGAAGTGGCTTTTCTTGCGCTTTTGGGGGCAGCTCATCTGCAGGAGGCTATGGTGGGGGACTGGGTGGGGGAAGTGCTTCTTGCGCTGCCTTCACCGGGAATGAACACGGCCTCCTGTCGGGCAACGAGAAGGTGACCATGCAGAACCTCAATGACCGCTTAGCCTCCTACCTGGAGAATGTGCGAGCACTAGAGGAGGCCAACGCCGATCTGGAGCAGAAGATCAAGGGATGGTATGAGAAATTCGGGCCTGGTTCTTGCCGTGGTCTTGATCATGATTACAGCAGATACTTCCCAATAATTGATGACCTTAGGAACCAG ATCATTTCTGCAACTACCAGCAATGCCAATGTTATCCTGCAAAATGATAATGCAAGACTTACGGCTGATGACTTCAGGCTAAA GTTTGAAAATGAACAGGCCCTTCACCAGAGCGTTGATGCGGATGTCAGCGGTTTGCGCAGGGTGCTGGATGAGCTGACTCTCTGCCGAACCGACCTAGAGATCCAGCTGGAAACCCTGAGCGAGGAGCTGGCTTACCTCAAGAAGAATCACGAGGAG GAAATGAAGGCGCTGCAGTGCGCGGCTGGAGGGAACGTGAACGTGGAGATGAACGCGGCGCCCGGGGTGGACCTCACGGTCCTGCTGAACAACATGCGGGCGGAGTACGAAGACCTGGCCGAGCAGAACCGCAGGGACGCGGAGGCCTGGTTCAATGAGAAG AGCGCTTCCCTGCAGCAGCAGATTTCTGATGATGCTGGTGCCACCACCTCAGCTCGGAATGAGCTTACCGAGATGAAACGTACTCTTCAAACCCTGGAGATCGAACTCCAGTCCCTCTTGGCAATG AAACACTCCCTGGAGTGCTCCCTGAGCGAGACTGAAGGCAACTACTGTGCACAGCTCGCCCAGATCCAGGCTCAGATCGGGGCCCTGGAGGAGCAGCTGCACCAGGTCAGAACCGAGACGGAGGGCCAGAAGCTGGAGTACGAGCAGCTGCTCGACATCAAGGTCCACCTGGAGAAGGAAATCGAGACCTACTGCCGCCTGATTGATGGAGAGGATGG CTCTTGTGTTAAATCAAAAGGCTATGGAGGACCAGGAAATCAGataaaag AGTCATCTAAAACCACCATGGTTAAAACAATTGTTGAAGAAATAGATCCTCGTGGCAAAGTTCTCTCATCCAGAGTTCACACTGTGGAAGAGAAAGCCACCAAAGCCAACAACGTGAAGAGTGAACAGAGGGTGCCTTCCTGA
- the KRT28 gene encoding keratin, type I cytoskeletal 28: protein MSLRFSSGSRHICLWSGTGSVRPSSGGSGFAGSNACGSSVAGSGFSCALGGGLGSVPGGSHAGGVLGNAACSGFAGSEGGLLSGNEKVTMQNLNDRLASYLDNVQALEEANAELERKIKGWYDKYGPGSCRGLDQDYSRYHLIIEDLKNKIISSTTANANVILHIDNARLAADDFRLKYENELALHQNTEADINGLRRVLDELTLCRTDQELQYESLSEGMRYLKKNHEEEMKALQCAAGGNVNVEMNAAPGVDLTVLLNNMRAEYEDLAEQNRRDAEARFNEKSATLQQQISDHAGAATSARNELTDVKRTLQTLEIELQSLLAMKHSLECSLSETEGNYCAQLAQIQAQIGALEEQLHQVRTETEGQKLEYEQLLDIKVHLEKEIETYCRLIDGDGNSCSKSKGFGSGGSGNSPKELSKTTLVKTVVEEIDQRGKVLSSRVHAFEEKTSKVASGKTEQKVPF from the exons TGGATTTTCCTGTGCCTTGGGAGGGGGCCTGGGCAGTGTTCCTGGGGGGAGCCATGCTGGTGGTGTCCTTGGAAACGCCGCTTGTTCTGGCTTTGCTGGAAGTGAAGGGGGACTTCTGTCTGGGAACGAGAAGGTGACCATGCAGAATCTTAATGACCGCTTGGCATCCTACCTGGATAACGTGCAAGCTCTGGAGGAAGCAAATGCTGAACTAGAGAGGAAAATCAAGGGTTGGTATGATAAATATGGACCAGGATCTTGCCGTGGACTTGATCAAGATTATAGCAGATACCACCTAATCATCGAGGATCTTAAGAATAAG ATTATCTCGTCTACTACTGCTAACGCTAATGTAATTCTGCACATTGACAATGCCAGACTGGCCGCTGATGATTTCCGGCTAAA GTACGAAAATGAGCTCGCCCTTCACCAAAACACGGAGGCTGACATCAACGGGCTGCGGCGCGTCCTGGATGAACTAACACTCTGCAGAACCGACCAGGAGCTGCAGTATGAATCCCTGAGCGAAGGGATGAGGTACCTCAAGAAGAACCATGAAGAG GAAATGAAGGCGCTGCAGTGCGCGGCCGGAGGGAACGTGAACGTGGAGATGAACGCGGCGCCCGGGGTGGACCTCACGGTCCTGCTGAACAACATGCGGGCGGAGTACGAAGACCTGGCCGAGCAGAACCGCAGGGACGCGGAGGCCAGGTTCAACGAGAAG AGCGCCACCCTGCAGCAGCAGATCTCCGACCACGCGGGCGCGGCCACCTCGGCCAGGAACGAGCTGACCGACGTGAAGCGCACCTTGCAGACCCTGGAGATCGAGCTGCAGTCCCTCCTGGCAATG AAACACTCCCTGGAGTGCTCCCTGAGCGAGACTGAAGGCAACTACTGTGCACAGCTCGCCCAGATCCAGGCTCAGATCGGGGCCCTGGAGGAGCAGCTGCACCAGGTCAGAACCGAGACGGAGGGCCAGAAGCTGGAGTACGAGCAGCTGCTCGACATCAAGGTCCACCTGGAGAAGGAAATCGAGACCTACTGCCGCCTGATTGATGGAGACGGGAA ctCATGCTCCAAATCAAAGGGCTTTGGATCAGGAGGCTCAGGGAATTCACCTAAAG aattatCCAAAACCACATTGGTAAAGACAGTGGTTGAAGAGATAGATCAACGTGGTAAAGTTCTTTCATCGAGAGTTCACGCCTTTGAAGAAAAGACATCTAAAGTGGCCAGTGGCAAAACAGAGCAAAAGGTTCCATTCTAG